Proteins encoded within one genomic window of Bacteroidales bacterium:
- a CDS encoding DUF134 domain-containing protein, producing MARPKTIRKMVSPPKFKGFKPYGYYAKEQETVNMLFEEYEAIRLCDYELLNQSEASEFMGISRPTLTRIYESARRKVAKAFAEARTIVIEGGKVYFDSEWFLCKKCGSHFNNPDKKKKLNNCPVCNSISILKINESSKK from the coding sequence ATGGCTCGCCCAAAAACAATACGAAAAATGGTTTCTCCACCTAAGTTCAAAGGATTTAAGCCATACGGCTATTATGCCAAAGAGCAGGAAACTGTTAATATGCTTTTTGAAGAATACGAAGCCATAAGGCTTTGTGATTACGAATTATTAAACCAGTCTGAAGCATCAGAATTCATGGGTATTTCCAGACCAACACTGACACGTATATATGAAAGCGCCAGAAGAAAAGTAGCAAAAGCATTTGCTGAAGCAAGGACCATTGTTATTGAAGGAGGAAAAGTATATTTTGATAGCGAGTGGTTTCTATGTAAAAAGTGCGGTTCTCATTTTAATAATCCCGATAAGAAAAAAAAATTAAACAATTGTCCTGTTTGTAATTCAATTTCTATTTTAAAAATTAATGAAAGTTCAAAAAAATAA
- a CDS encoding thioesterase family protein, giving the protein MFTHITKIRVGYTDTDQMGFLHHSKYVIFCETARIEAMRALGSCYKEIEDMGIFMPVISMNFKFIKPAFYDDLISVKTILRDIPKTRMKFEYEFYNESGTMTTTAEVTLTFINNKTRKPCFPPKLLTESLKTFFNNEIKK; this is encoded by the coding sequence ATGTTTACGCATATAACAAAGATCAGGGTTGGATATACCGACACTGACCAAATGGGGTTTCTGCATCATTCAAAATATGTTATATTTTGTGAAACGGCACGTATTGAAGCAATGCGGGCATTAGGCTCATGTTATAAAGAAATTGAGGACATGGGTATTTTCATGCCTGTGATTTCAATGAACTTCAAATTTATCAAACCTGCTTTTTATGATGATTTGATTTCGGTAAAAACAATATTGCGTGATATACCAAAAACAAGAATGAAATTTGAATATGAATTTTACAATGAATCCGGCACAATGACAACAACAGCAGAAGTAACCCTGACATTTATCAATAATAAAACACGGAAGCCTTGCTTTCCGCCAAAATTACTAACAGAATCATTAAAAACATTTTTTAATAACGAAATAAAAAAATAA
- the tsaA gene encoding tRNA (N6-threonylcarbamoyladenosine(37)-N6)-methyltransferase TrmO has product MPVIKYKEIGVIHSPFTSLERMPVQPIAAKGVKGTIEIHKKFLDGLQDLEKFQYIYLFYHFNKAETCKLKVIPFMDDKPHGIFATRAPIRPNPIGISVVYLIKIENNILYVEDIDIMDNTPLLDIKPFIPQVDNRMSKKIGWLQGKENIFQTQSDARFIINKLNLNEKSSNPHKKQTS; this is encoded by the coding sequence ATGCCCGTGATAAAATATAAAGAAATAGGTGTTATACACAGCCCATTCACATCCCTCGAAAGAATGCCTGTTCAACCTATAGCAGCAAAAGGGGTAAAAGGAACTATCGAAATTCATAAAAAATTTCTTGATGGTTTACAGGATTTAGAAAAATTTCAATATATCTATTTGTTTTATCATTTCAATAAAGCGGAAACATGTAAACTAAAAGTCATTCCTTTTATGGATGATAAGCCTCATGGAATTTTTGCTACGCGCGCACCAATAAGACCTAATCCAATAGGAATTTCTGTTGTTTATTTAATAAAAATCGAAAATAATATTCTTTACGTTGAAGATATAGATATAATGGATAATACTCCTTTACTTGATATCAAACCATTTATTCCCCAAGTTGATAACAGAATGAGTAAGAAAATCGGATGGCTTCAAGGTAAAGAAAATATTTTTCAAACACAGTCAGATGCAAGATTTATTATTAATAAGTTAAATTTAAATGAAAAAAGTAGCAATCCCCATAAGAAACAGACAAGTTGA
- a CDS encoding DUF5320 domain-containing protein, with translation MPKLDKTGPEGKGSGTGRNLGKCINKKNENSEGFSFEKGLGLRKNVGGGKGLGKRLRSFFRCP, from the coding sequence ATGCCAAAACTAGATAAAACAGGACCCGAAGGAAAAGGGTCTGGAACAGGGAGAAACCTTGGTAAATGTATAAACAAAAAAAATGAAAACAGCGAAGGTTTTAGCTTTGAAAAAGGCTTGGGACTTAGAAAAAATGTTGGTGGAGGTAAAGGATTAGGTAAACGATTAAGGAGTTTTTTCAGATGCCCGTGA
- a CDS encoding NifB/NifX family molybdenum-iron cluster-binding protein gives MIIAIASTGGTINSKLDKRFARCSFFALYNTISGEINFIKNFCQTMDKDAGLAVVECLHKMNVKKIISGEFGIKIKEFMDNYNIQMIIMPEQNQTINEIVKLLKANK, from the coding sequence ATGATTATTGCTATTGCATCAACCGGTGGAACAATTAATTCCAAATTAGATAAACGTTTTGCGAGATGTTCATTTTTTGCACTATATAATACTATTTCAGGTGAAATAAATTTTATTAAAAATTTTTGTCAGACAATGGATAAAGACGCAGGATTAGCAGTTGTAGAATGTTTGCATAAAATGAATGTCAAGAAAATCATATCCGGTGAATTTGGAATAAAAATCAAAGAGTTTATGGATAATTATAATATACAAATGATTATTATGCCTGAACAAAATCAAACGATTAATGAGATTGTTAAATTATTAAAAGCAAATAAATAA
- a CDS encoding NifB/NifX family molybdenum-iron cluster-binding protein — MKKVAVPTREGQVDDHFGHCEYYTIFTIEDGKVSNEETFKAPEGCGCKSNVASVLASMGIKIMLAGNMGMGALNVLNMSGIEVYRGCSGNVKEVITEYLKGEVTDSGEGCHSHEGCDNH; from the coding sequence ATGAAAAAAGTAGCAGTACCAACAAGAGAAGGACAAGTTGATGACCATTTTGGTCATTGTGAATACTACACCATCTTTACAATTGAAGATGGAAAAGTAAGCAATGAAGAGACTTTTAAAGCACCGGAAGGCTGCGGATGCAAATCTAATGTTGCATCTGTACTTGCATCAATGGGAATTAAAATAATGCTTGCAGGAAACATGGGAATGGGCGCATTAAATGTTTTGAACATGAGCGGAATTGAAGTTTACCGTGGATGCAGCGGAAATGTAAAAGAAGTAATAACAGAATACCTGAAGGGCGAAGTTACCGATAGCGGCGAAGGCTGTCATAGTCATGAAGGATGCGATAATCATTAA
- a CDS encoding PLP-dependent aspartate aminotransferase family protein, translating into MDTKKLGFDSKLIHSGGHKDAYGSATVPIYQTSTFAFESADEGAKCFAGESNGYIYTRIGNPTITALEKLIADLENGYGGIAVSSGMAAVTTCYMALLNHGDHIVSTDAVYGPARGVMENHFSRFGVQATYINTTDINTIEKAIKPNTKVLYIETPANPTMEITDLKACAKLAKEKNILLVVDNTFCSPYLQKPLDLGADVVFHSMTKFINGHADIVAGIIVAKEKVIYDKLRVMMINMGCNMDPHQAYMVHRGVKTLSIRVREAQQNAMKVANFLEAHPKVAWIKYPGLKSHPQYKLASEQMKGPGSMISFGLKGGYDAAKKLLDNVHLAILAVSLGGVETLIQHPASMTHAKVSNEAKLKAGITDDLIRFSVGIEDVNDIIEDLETALEKA; encoded by the coding sequence ATGGACACAAAAAAATTAGGATTTGACTCGAAATTAATTCATAGTGGCGGACATAAAGATGCTTACGGAAGCGCTACCGTTCCTATATATCAAACTTCTACTTTCGCCTTTGAAAGCGCCGATGAAGGAGCAAAATGCTTTGCGGGAGAAAGCAACGGGTATATTTATACACGTATTGGTAACCCAACAATAACCGCACTTGAAAAATTAATAGCTGATCTGGAAAACGGTTATGGGGGCATAGCAGTTTCTTCAGGTATGGCTGCTGTTACAACTTGCTATATGGCTTTATTGAATCATGGCGACCATATTGTAAGTACAGATGCAGTTTACGGACCGGCACGAGGTGTAATGGAAAATCATTTTTCACGTTTTGGTGTTCAGGCAACTTACATTAACACTACCGATATTAACACTATTGAAAAAGCAATAAAACCCAATACAAAAGTTTTATATATCGAAACTCCTGCAAATCCTACAATGGAGATTACAGACTTAAAAGCATGTGCAAAACTTGCAAAAGAAAAAAATATTTTACTTGTGGTTGACAATACCTTTTGCAGCCCATATTTACAGAAGCCTCTGGATTTAGGCGCAGATGTTGTTTTTCATTCAATGACAAAATTCATCAACGGACATGCTGATATTGTTGCAGGAATTATTGTTGCAAAAGAAAAAGTAATCTATGACAAGTTACGAGTAATGATGATTAACATGGGATGTAATATGGATCCACACCAGGCATACATGGTACATCGTGGTGTTAAAACTTTAAGCATAAGAGTAAGGGAAGCCCAGCAAAATGCAATGAAGGTTGCGAATTTTTTAGAAGCTCATCCTAAGGTTGCATGGATAAAATACCCCGGATTAAAATCGCATCCACAGTATAAGCTTGCATCAGAACAAATGAAAGGTCCGGGATCAATGATCAGTTTTGGATTAAAAGGTGGTTATGATGCAGCAAAAAAATTATTGGATAATGTACACCTCGCTATTCTGGCGGTTTCACTGGGTGGCGTGGAAACATTAATTCAACATCCTGCTTCAATGACTCATGCTAAAGTATCAAATGAAGCCAAATTAAAAGCAGGTATAACAGACGATTTAATTCGTTTTTCTGTAGGAATAGAAGATGTAAATGATATTAT